The Anabaena sp. WA102 genome contains a region encoding:
- a CDS encoding glycosyltransferase family 4 protein, with protein sequence MKVLFLDQSGKPGGAELCLVDIAKPYGENALVGLFADGDFRKLLAENQVPVEVLTTQAIKVGKQSGLFQALGSLGQIVPLINQVVQRARKYDLIYANTQKALVVGAVASFLARRPLVYHLHDILSLEHFSKTNLRVAVNLINRCAALVIANSQASKMAFLEAGGKSDLVRVVYNGFAAKNYEVDELEVRNLREHLRLEGKFVIGHFSRLSPWKGQHILIDALSQCPQDVVVILVGDALFGEQEYVKDLHQKVAGLGLENRVNFLGFRADIPQLMTMCDLITHTSIAAEPFGRVIVEAMLCGKPVIAAEAGGAMELVEDGINGFLVTPGEPQKLAQVIHNCRQESVKTANIANNARISASERFDVRIINQQIQELLKSIISPTS encoded by the coding sequence ATGAAAGTTCTATTTTTAGACCAAAGTGGTAAACCCGGTGGTGCTGAGTTGTGTTTAGTTGATATTGCTAAACCTTATGGTGAAAATGCTCTGGTTGGTTTATTTGCAGATGGTGATTTTAGAAAGCTACTTGCAGAAAATCAAGTCCCGGTGGAGGTTTTGACAACTCAAGCCATTAAAGTTGGTAAACAAAGTGGTTTATTTCAAGCATTAGGTAGTTTAGGGCAAATAGTTCCTTTAATTAATCAGGTTGTGCAACGAGCAAGGAAATATGATTTAATTTATGCTAATACTCAAAAGGCTTTAGTCGTGGGGGCGGTAGCTAGTTTCTTGGCTCGTCGTCCTTTGGTTTATCATTTACATGATATTCTTTCTTTAGAACATTTTAGTAAAACTAATTTGCGAGTTGCTGTTAATTTAATTAATCGTTGTGCTGCTTTGGTGATTGCTAATTCTCAAGCTAGTAAGATGGCATTTTTAGAAGCTGGAGGAAAATCAGATCTAGTTCGGGTTGTTTATAATGGCTTTGCGGCGAAAAATTATGAAGTTGATGAATTAGAAGTTAGAAATTTAAGAGAACATCTCAGGTTGGAAGGCAAGTTTGTAATTGGACATTTTAGCCGTCTTTCTCCTTGGAAGGGACAGCATATTTTAATTGATGCCCTTTCCCAATGTCCACAAGATGTGGTAGTAATTTTAGTTGGTGATGCTTTATTTGGTGAACAGGAATATGTCAAGGATTTACACCAAAAGGTTGCTGGATTGGGACTGGAAAATCGAGTCAATTTTTTAGGTTTTCGCGCGGATATTCCCCAATTAATGACAATGTGTGATTTAATTACCCATACTTCTATTGCGGCTGAACCTTTTGGTAGGGTTATTGTTGAGGCTATGCTGTGCGGTAAACCTGTGATTGCGGCTGAAGCTGGTGGTGCTATGGAATTAGTGGAAGATGGAATTAATGGCTTTTTAGTCACACCTGGAGAACCTCAAAAATTAGCCCAGGTGATTCATAATTGTCGGCAAGAATCTGTAAAAACTGCGAATATTGCCAATAATGCCAGAATTAGTGCTAGTGAACGTTTTGATGTCAGGATTATTAATCAACAAATTCAAGAATTGCTAAAATCAATCATATCCCCAACTTCTTGA
- a CDS encoding dienelactone hydrolase family protein, with amino-acid sequence MDRTLTQHPQEHLVSVTAGKVNLEGNLMIPNGAMGVVLFAHGSGSSRHSPRNRYVAGVLQQAGLATLLIDLLTAEEEEIDLRTRHLRFDIGLLASRLVGATDWLQQNPDTCNLKVGYFGASTGAGAALVAAAECPEAVQAIVSRGGRPDLAGSALSHVKAPTLLIVGGYDTPVIAMNEDALAQLHSVKRLEIIPRATHLFEEPGKLAAVAQLASEWFTHYLR; translated from the coding sequence ATGGATAGAACATTAACACAGCACCCCCAAGAACATCTGGTGTCAGTGACAGCAGGTAAGGTTAACTTAGAGGGGAATTTGATGATTCCAAATGGTGCTATGGGTGTAGTATTGTTTGCTCATGGCAGTGGTAGCAGCCGGCACAGCCCTCGTAATCGCTATGTTGCCGGAGTCTTACAACAGGCGGGACTAGCAACTTTATTAATTGATTTGCTCACTGCTGAAGAAGAAGAAATTGATTTGCGAACCAGACACTTACGCTTTGATATTGGGTTGTTAGCATCGCGGTTAGTTGGGGCTACGGATTGGTTACAACAGAACCCAGATACTTGTAACCTCAAAGTAGGTTACTTTGGTGCTAGTACAGGAGCAGGTGCAGCCCTGGTTGCTGCCGCAGAATGTCCAGAGGCAGTACAAGCTATTGTTTCCCGTGGTGGACGACCTGATTTAGCGGGTTCAGCATTATCTCATGTCAAAGCACCAACACTGCTCATTGTTGGCGGTTACGATACGCCCGTCATAGCAATGAATGAGGATGCACTGGCACAGTTGCACTCAGTAAAACGGCTGGAGATTATTCCTAGAGCCACCCATTTATTTGAAGAACCAGGTAAATTAGCAGCAGTAGCACAACTGGCGAGTGAATGGTTTACGCACTACCTCAGGTAA
- a CDS encoding AIPR family protein, producing the protein MLTKEFYNVIDSNLNILLEKYQDDEFIKKHKKHKGAINNQKSYALLIWFLEFYGRKSNYKDFITDGDKDSSCDIVFDNTNNQGDKIFYVVQSKWNNADNSEKETDKDEILKALNDFDTILRGEKQNVNEKIKAKLEDLDNHLKANGEVKFIFLTLSQYKGGADENISVFRKNDEKTKFEVIDINRIKVDYIDRIYKKIEPLNPLESYQNPEENPVTLEIVQKNGVVKIEKPFEAYMFLLRPKSIYDLFEKYGFALFYKNVRNPLLQSQFNEDIERTAVDNPAYFWYYNNGITAITYFLPSIGRKAEKIELTGLQIINGAQTVYAIYRAYKDASPTKRKQMDSESLVTLRLLKSGGKDFDLNVTRYTNSQNPVDDRDFCANDDIQIMLQNASYQTNFWYEKRRDEFRETPENIETVSNSVFANTYLAYHLQDPSSVLKNYNQQKQTSKNLNFISHKEHKDGLYEKIFNDETTFENMLCGLYVFGVIYAAVPLPYEETFNVGLYHLLALFKVGFTKYLKAKFDDRINANKYIIKIYEQDDKKIMIQTFNFIDQFVRHQVEVSDNEEKTAERIFKFLFEPAHYEKIKEALENLELSVEDIENVIIEDNEQLIERETNAENNSENND; encoded by the coding sequence ATGCTTACGAAAGAATTTTACAACGTAATTGATAGCAACCTTAATATACTTTTAGAAAAATATCAAGATGATGAATTCATAAAAAAACATAAAAAACATAAAGGTGCTATAAACAATCAAAAATCTTATGCCCTCTTAATTTGGTTTCTCGAATTTTACGGTAGAAAATCTAACTACAAAGATTTTATTACGGATGGTGACAAAGATAGTTCTTGCGACATTGTTTTTGATAACACAAACAATCAAGGAGATAAAATTTTTTATGTCGTTCAGTCAAAATGGAACAATGCTGATAATTCAGAAAAAGAAACTGATAAGGATGAAATACTGAAAGCACTTAATGATTTTGACACTATTTTACGAGGAGAAAAACAAAATGTTAATGAAAAAATCAAAGCAAAATTAGAGGATTTGGATAATCACCTCAAAGCTAATGGAGAGGTTAAATTTATATTTTTGACACTTTCTCAATATAAAGGAGGAGCGGATGAAAACATTAGTGTTTTTAGAAAAAATGATGAAAAAACTAAATTTGAAGTAATTGATATAAATCGCATAAAAGTAGATTATATTGACAGAATATATAAAAAAATAGAACCTTTAAATCCTCTAGAAAGTTATCAAAATCCAGAAGAAAATCCTGTTACTCTAGAAATAGTTCAAAAAAATGGAGTTGTTAAAATAGAGAAGCCTTTTGAGGCATATATGTTTTTACTTCGCCCCAAAAGTATCTATGATTTATTTGAAAAATATGGATTTGCTCTTTTTTATAAAAACGTCAGAAATCCTCTCCTTCAATCACAATTCAATGAAGATATAGAAAGAACTGCGGTGGACAATCCTGCCTATTTTTGGTACTACAATAATGGTATTACAGCAATTACTTATTTCTTACCTAGTATTGGTAGAAAAGCTGAAAAAATAGAATTAACAGGATTGCAAATTATTAATGGCGCACAAACTGTTTATGCCATTTATCGAGCTTACAAAGATGCCTCACCAACGAAGCGCAAGCAGATGGATAGTGAATCTTTGGTGACTTTGCGCTTATTAAAATCAGGCGGAAAAGATTTTGATTTGAATGTTACTAGGTATACTAATTCCCAAAATCCCGTAGATGATAGAGATTTCTGTGCTAATGACGATATACAGATAATGCTGCAAAACGCATCCTATCAAACTAATTTTTGGTATGAAAAACGACGTGATGAATTTAGAGAAACTCCAGAAAATATAGAAACAGTTTCAAATTCTGTGTTTGCAAATACCTATTTAGCTTACCATTTGCAAGATCCTTCTAGTGTTTTAAAGAACTACAATCAACAAAAACAAACGAGTAAAAACTTGAATTTTATCTCTCATAAAGAACATAAAGATGGTCTTTATGAAAAAATATTCAATGATGAAACAACATTTGAAAATATGCTATGTGGATTGTATGTTTTTGGCGTAATTTATGCTGCTGTACCCCTTCCTTATGAGGAGACTTTTAACGTTGGTTTATATCATTTATTGGCTTTGTTTAAAGTAGGCTTTACAAAATATTTAAAAGCAAAATTTGATGATAGAATAAATGCAAACAAATATATCATCAAAATTTATGAACAAGATGACAAAAAAATTATGATTCAAACTTTTAACTTTATTGATCAGTTTGTTAGGCACCAAGTTGAAGTAAGCGACAATGAGGAAAAAACAGCAGAAAGAATATTCAAGTTCTTATTTGAACCGGCTCACTATGAGAAAATCAAAGAAGCCTTGGAAAATTTAGAACTTTCCGTCGAGGATATTGAAAATGTGATTATTGAAGATAACGAACAACTTATTGAGAGAGAAACCAACGCAGAAAATAATAGCGAAAACAATGATTGA
- a CDS encoding ABC transporter ATP-binding protein, whose translation MAQVVLENVYKSFPSRGGEGAKAQQDGTDGVSVLRRINLTIADGEFMVLVGPSGCGKSTLLRLIAGLEVMTGGNIWVGDSASAPPGLRLINDLPPKARDIAMVFQSYALYPHMTVYDNIAFGLRRQFPDEEAGKKRLTQWGENLLVGLTKKLPVGLRYISPKERIVDQQVQKVAGLLQIETLLNRLPKQLSGGQRQRVALGRAIARNPQVFLMDEPLSNLDAKLRAETRSQIVKLQHQLGTTTIYVTHDQTEAMTMGDRIAIMSEGKIQQVAAPLELYNRPANRFVAEFIGSPPMNFIPVEFHAPLLITHANFRFTLSSVWGNALQSYDGQTLMLGIRPEHLSLGVPATKNLPVKVDSVENLGNDTFLSVKIADPDLQNLDGQTLQARIPPDRFITIGEQLWLSLTPEKLHFFDPKTELAIFPK comes from the coding sequence GTGGCACAAGTTGTATTAGAAAACGTTTATAAAAGTTTTCCCAGTCGCGGTGGGGAAGGGGCAAAAGCGCAACAAGACGGCACAGATGGTGTAAGTGTCTTGCGACGGATTAATTTAACCATTGCTGATGGTGAGTTTATGGTGCTGGTGGGACCCTCCGGCTGCGGTAAAAGTACGCTGCTGAGGTTAATTGCTGGCTTGGAGGTGATGACTGGTGGTAATATTTGGGTAGGCGATAGCGCTAGTGCGCCTCCAGGGCTTCGCTTGATTAATGACTTACCCCCCAAAGCCAGAGACATCGCTATGGTGTTTCAAAGTTATGCACTCTATCCCCACATGACTGTATATGACAATATCGCTTTTGGCTTACGTCGTCAGTTTCCAGATGAGGAAGCTGGGAAAAAAAGACTGACTCAATGGGGGGAAAATCTACTGGTAGGATTGACAAAAAAGTTACCTGTGGGATTGCGCTATATTTCTCCAAAAGAAAGAATTGTTGATCAACAGGTGCAAAAAGTTGCAGGTTTGTTACAAATTGAAACTTTGTTAAATCGTTTACCGAAACAACTTTCTGGGGGACAAAGACAACGGGTAGCATTAGGAAGGGCGATCGCTCGTAATCCCCAGGTATTCTTAATGGATGAACCATTATCTAATTTGGATGCTAAGTTACGGGCTGAAACCCGCAGCCAAATTGTCAAATTGCAACATCAGTTGGGAACAACGACGATCTATGTCACCCATGATCAAACTGAAGCTATGACTATGGGCGATCGCATTGCGATTATGTCAGAAGGTAAAATACAGCAAGTTGCAGCACCCTTAGAACTGTATAACCGTCCTGCGAATCGTTTTGTGGCTGAATTTATTGGTTCTCCACCCATGAATTTTATCCCGGTGGAATTTCATGCACCTTTATTAATTACTCATGCTAATTTCCGCTTCACGCTTTCATCTGTTTGGGGAAATGCACTGCAATCTTATGACGGACAAACTTTAATGTTGGGTATTCGTCCAGAACACCTGAGTTTGGGTGTACCTGCTACGAAAAATTTGCCAGTCAAAGTAGACTCAGTAGAAAACTTAGGAAATGACACTTTTCTATCTGTAAAAATTGCTGATCCTGATTTACAAAATCTAGACGGACAAACTTTACAAGCAAGAATTCCACCTGATAGATTCATCACCATAGGTGAGCAACTTTGGCTATCTTTAACTCCTGAGAAACTGCATTTTTTTGACCCCAAAACCGAATTAGCAATATTTCCAAAATAG
- a CDS encoding tetratricopeptide repeat protein, translating into MRRGNYVAITGMGGLGKTELVTQYARQYQDHYDGIIWFNARQRILAAEVFELFTLKFGLEIPQTQGEKPLTLKQQVDWCWLQYPKTQKPVLIVVDDLTDLTQLREVVPKEKRFRVLITTRQQHLDPNYIQELPLEVLSQEAALKLLQKQLGKNHQRFDDELETATEICEFLGNLPLGIILVGSYLTKDLGLSLAQMLERLQKRKLAETALQKRETINKNQLGIKAAFNLTWETLDTQTQYLGAFLSLFSPQFILWDLVVWVIEFEVKNEEKQLIWTEEELTTSKKRLYQVNFLQTGQESPEAYTIHNLVRLFLQEQLAEVGEKQPILERTFITPMIAFAKGLPQSPTSQDIEIFQLVVVHWEDLGKRLIDEINQETVAENNLPVSMVADEICWVFEGLGRFYQGQGLYQVAEFWYQQLVKVCQIVFTNDHPYVATSLNNLAGLYRNQGKYSEAEPLYLDGLEMTKRLFTGDHPYVATSLNNLASLYYSQGKYSEAEPLYLNGLEMTKRLFTEDHPYVATSFNNLALFYHNQGKYSEAEPLYLDALEMRKRLFTGDHPDVANSLNNLANFYCNQGKYSEAEPLYLDALEMTKRLFTGDHPDVASSLNNLANFYCNQGKYSEAEPLYLDALEMTKRLFTGDHPDVASSLNNLANLYHNQGRYSEAEPLFLEALEMRRRLFTGDHPDVASSLNNLANLYHNQGRYSEAEPLFLEALEMRKRLFKSDHSDVAASLNNLANLYDKQGRYSEAEPLYLDALEMIKRLFTGDHPYVATSLNNLAFFYNSQGRYSEAEPLYLEALAMSERVLETNHPTTITVRNNLQILQQQLIPRFFYKRLLNNLLAVLTLLLHRLRLLIKRIIIFSWRLFRR; encoded by the coding sequence TTGCGACGGGGAAATTATGTAGCAATAACCGGAATGGGTGGTTTGGGTAAAACTGAATTAGTTACTCAATACGCTAGACAATATCAAGATCATTATGATGGCATAATTTGGTTTAATGCTAGACAACGTATTCTCGCAGCAGAAGTATTTGAACTTTTTACATTAAAATTCGGTCTAGAAATTCCCCAAACTCAGGGAGAAAAGCCGCTAACTCTCAAACAACAGGTAGATTGGTGTTGGTTACAATATCCAAAAACACAAAAACCTGTTTTAATTGTCGTTGATGATTTAACTGATTTAACACAGTTACGAGAAGTTGTTCCCAAAGAAAAACGCTTTCGGGTTTTGATAACTACTCGACAACAACATTTAGACCCTAATTATATTCAAGAACTACCTTTAGAGGTTCTATCACAAGAAGCAGCATTAAAACTTTTACAAAAGCAATTGGGAAAAAATCATCAGCGATTTGACGATGAACTAGAAACCGCTACAGAAATATGTGAGTTTTTGGGAAATTTACCTTTGGGGATAATTTTAGTCGGAAGTTATTTAACAAAAGATTTGGGACTTTCTCTAGCTCAAATGTTAGAACGATTGCAAAAACGTAAGTTAGCGGAAACAGCTTTACAAAAGAGAGAAACTATCAATAAAAATCAATTAGGAATTAAAGCCGCTTTTAATTTAACTTGGGAAACACTGGATACTCAAACTCAATATCTGGGAGCATTTTTAAGTTTATTTTCTCCTCAGTTTATTCTTTGGGATTTGGTAGTTTGGGTGATTGAGTTTGAAGTAAAGAATGAGGAAAAACAACTAATTTGGACAGAAGAAGAATTAACTACCTCTAAAAAAAGACTTTATCAAGTTAACTTTTTACAAACAGGACAAGAATCACCAGAAGCTTATACAATTCATAATTTAGTGCGGTTGTTTTTGCAAGAACAGTTAGCAGAAGTTGGAGAAAAGCAGCCAATTCTCGAAAGAACTTTTATTACTCCTATGATAGCCTTTGCTAAAGGACTTCCTCAATCACCCACTTCTCAAGATATTGAAATTTTCCAGTTAGTTGTTGTTCATTGGGAAGATTTAGGAAAACGGTTAATAGATGAAATTAACCAAGAAACAGTAGCAGAGAATAATTTACCAGTATCTATGGTTGCTGATGAAATCTGTTGGGTATTTGAAGGGTTAGGAAGATTTTATCAAGGACAAGGATTATATCAAGTAGCAGAATTTTGGTATCAGCAATTAGTAAAAGTTTGTCAAATTGTATTTACAAATGATCATCCTTATGTTGCTACTAGCTTAAACAATTTAGCAGGTCTTTACCGTAATCAAGGAAAATACAGTGAAGCTGAACCTCTCTACCTTGATGGTTTAGAAATGACAAAGCGGCTATTTACAGGGGATCATCCTTATGTTGCTACTAGCTTAAACAATTTAGCAAGTCTTTACTATAGCCAAGGAAAATACAGTGAAGCTGAACCTCTCTACCTTAATGGTTTAGAAATGACAAAGCGGCTATTTACAGAGGATCATCCTTATGTTGCTACTAGCTTCAACAATTTAGCACTTTTTTACCATAACCAAGGAAAATACAGTGAAGCAGAACCTCTCTACCTTGATGCTTTAGAAATGAGAAAGCGGCTATTTACAGGCGATCATCCTGATGTTGCTAATAGCTTAAACAATTTAGCAAATTTTTACTGTAATCAAGGAAAATACAGTGAAGCTGAACCTCTCTATCTTGATGCTTTAGAAATGACAAAGCGGCTATTTACAGGCGATCATCCTGATGTTGCTTCTAGCTTAAACAATTTAGCAAATTTTTACTGTAATCAAGGAAAATACAGTGAAGCTGAACCTCTCTATCTTGATGCTTTAGAAATGACAAAGCGGCTATTTACAGGCGATCATCCTGATGTTGCTTCTAGCTTAAACAATTTAGCAAATCTTTACCATAACCAAGGAAGATACAGTGAAGCAGAACCTCTCTTCCTTGAAGCTTTAGAAATGAGAAGGCGGCTATTTACAGGCGATCATCCTGATGTTGCTTCTAGCTTAAACAATTTAGCAAATCTTTACCATAACCAAGGAAGATACAGTGAAGCAGAACCTCTCTTCCTTGAAGCTTTAGAAATGAGAAAGCGGCTATTTAAAAGCGACCATTCTGATGTTGCTGCTAGTTTAAACAATTTAGCAAATCTTTACGATAAACAAGGAAGATACAGTGAAGCAGAACCTCTCTACCTTGATGCTTTAGAAATGATAAAGCGGCTATTTACAGGCGACCATCCTTATGTTGCTACTAGCTTAAACAATTTAGCATTTTTTTACAATAGCCAAGGAAGATACAGTGAAGCAGAACCTCTCTACCTTGAAGCTTTAGCTATGTCTGAACGAGTGCTAGAAACTAATCACCCCACTACAATAACCGTTCGGAACAATTTGCAAATTTTACAACAGCAACTCATACCTCGTTTCTTTTATAAACGTTTGTTGAATAATCTATTAGCCGTGTTAACTTTACTATTGCATCGTTTACGGCTACTAATTAAACGTATCATTATCTTTTCCTGGCGTTTGTTTCGACGTTAA
- a CDS encoding phosphoribosyltransferase: MLQRFRNRTQAGKLLAAQLTEYANRADVLVLGLPRGGVPVAYEVAKELDAPLDVCLVRKLGVPGHKELAMGAIATGGVRVINENVVDWLRISPETINQVAAIEMRELDRRSHTYRGNRPLLKVKNHTIILVDDGIATGATIRAAIATLKKQQPGKLVVAVPVAAASTCEELQAEVDQVVCVMMPEDLCAIGIWYEDFQQTTDTEVCELLTRQKLLSR, encoded by the coding sequence ATGTTGCAAAGATTTCGTAATCGGACGCAAGCCGGTAAACTGTTAGCTGCCCAGTTAACAGAGTATGCCAATCGTGCAGATGTTTTAGTATTGGGGCTTCCTCGTGGCGGTGTGCCTGTGGCTTATGAGGTGGCAAAGGAACTTGATGCCCCATTAGATGTCTGCTTGGTGCGGAAACTCGGTGTACCTGGACACAAAGAACTTGCCATGGGTGCGATCGCCACCGGAGGGGTGCGTGTAATTAATGAGAATGTCGTTGATTGGTTGCGGATTTCCCCAGAAACTATTAATCAAGTAGCAGCTATCGAAATGCGGGAATTAGACCGCCGTAGCCATACCTATCGGGGTAATCGCCCCCTACTGAAAGTCAAAAATCATACTATTATTCTAGTTGATGATGGCATTGCTACGGGTGCTACTATCCGAGCAGCGATCGCTACATTGAAAAAGCAACAGCCCGGTAAACTGGTGGTTGCAGTTCCAGTTGCAGCAGCATCTACCTGTGAAGAACTGCAAGCAGAAGTAGATCAGGTTGTGTGCGTAATGATGCCAGAAGATTTGTGTGCCATCGGTATTTGGTACGAAGATTTTCAGCAAACAACCGACACAGAGGTATGTGAACTGTTGACAAGGCAAAAATTACTAAGTAGGTGA
- a CDS encoding glycosyltransferase family 4 protein: MKLSSASASILTLGTGWFPSHPGGLERYIYELTHKLAASQDQVELCGVGLPIDAKNTQIKLTNLACPDSKIGARLWSIRNNFQKTRLGKPDAINLHFALYSFPILDILPKGVPVTFNFHGPWASESQEEVVNQKFSVWLKEQIIEQSTYNRCDRFIVLSKAFGQILHQKYQIPWDKIHIIPGGVDINHFQNNLSRQEARIKLGWPTNRPILFTSRRLVHRMGIDKLLQAVAMIKSGIPDVWLAIAGRGHIQALLQQQARELGLENNVQFLGFLPENDLPVAYQAADLTVMPSQSFEGFGLAIVESLACGTPVLCTPVGGMPEILEKFSPDLITEAITVESIADKLAQVLLGKLPLPAREECRHYTIKNYDWTNIAQQVRQVILA, from the coding sequence ATGAAATTAAGTTCAGCGTCAGCATCTATTCTAACTTTGGGTACGGGTTGGTTTCCTAGCCATCCTGGAGGGTTGGAAAGGTATATTTATGAACTAACCCATAAATTAGCAGCATCTCAAGACCAGGTAGAATTATGTGGTGTGGGTTTACCTATAGATGCTAAAAATACACAAATTAAGTTAACTAATTTAGCTTGTCCAGATAGTAAGATTGGTGCTAGGTTATGGTCAATTCGTAATAATTTTCAGAAAACAAGATTAGGTAAACCTGATGCAATTAATCTGCATTTTGCATTATATAGTTTTCCGATTTTAGATATTTTGCCTAAAGGAGTACCGGTTACTTTTAATTTTCATGGACCTTGGGCTTCGGAAAGTCAGGAAGAAGTAGTTAATCAGAAATTCAGTGTTTGGTTAAAGGAACAAATAATAGAACAAAGCACTTATAATCGGTGCGATCGCTTTATTGTTCTTAGTAAAGCTTTTGGTCAGATTCTCCATCAAAAATACCAAATTCCCTGGGATAAAATTCATATCATTCCCGGTGGAGTTGATATTAATCATTTTCAGAATAATCTCTCACGTCAAGAGGCTAGAATCAAACTAGGGTGGCCAACTAATCGTCCCATATTATTTACTTCCCGGCGCTTAGTTCATCGCATGGGAATTGATAAGTTATTGCAAGCTGTAGCTATGATTAAATCTGGCATTCCTGATGTTTGGTTAGCGATCGCTGGTCGGGGACATATTCAAGCTTTACTACAACAACAAGCTAGAGAATTGGGTTTAGAAAACAATGTGCAATTTTTAGGTTTTTTACCAGAAAATGATTTACCTGTGGCTTATCAAGCGGCGGATTTAACTGTGATGCCGAGTCAATCTTTTGAAGGGTTTGGATTAGCTATTGTGGAGTCTTTAGCCTGTGGTACTCCTGTTTTATGTACTCCTGTGGGGGGAATGCCAGAAATCTTAGAGAAATTTTCCCCAGATTTAATTACTGAGGCGATTACTGTGGAAAGTATTGCTGATAAATTAGCACAAGTTTTGCTAGGAAAACTGCCTTTACCTGCTAGGGAAGAATGTCGTCATTACACGATTAAAAATTATGATTGGACAAATATTGCCCAACAGGTACGGCAAGTTATTTTAGCTTAA